In Pseudonocardia sp. C8, one genomic interval encodes:
- a CDS encoding cation diffusion facilitator family transporter yields the protein MGHGHGHGGAQTDRRRLAVALGVTVFTAVAGALGALLTGSLALLADLGHLLTDSGALVAALIASVLAGRPATDRRTYGLGRAEVLVAALNALTLVAVVVWVAVEAVQRLFEPVGIPGLPLLVVGVLGLVGNLVSLAVLAGGDRGNMNLRGAMLHVLGDALGSVGVLAAAVVLMTTGWPYADTVASMVIVALVLPRAVGLLREASHVLLEGAPKGVDAGAVKDALLGVPGVTDVHDLHLWAINDRTPAMSAHLVVDEEVSAHCGDGSVLDRAAHVLRERFGLDHSTLQVEHDAHTGHENHCG from the coding sequence GTGGCCGGCGCGCTCGGCGCCCTGCTCACCGGCTCGCTCGCCCTGCTCGCCGACCTCGGGCACCTGCTCACCGACTCCGGGGCGCTGGTCGCGGCGCTGATCGCGTCCGTGCTGGCGGGCCGCCCGGCCACCGACCGGCGGACCTACGGGCTGGGCCGGGCCGAGGTGCTGGTCGCGGCGCTGAACGCCCTCACCCTGGTCGCGGTCGTGGTCTGGGTGGCGGTCGAGGCCGTGCAGCGGCTGTTCGAGCCGGTCGGGATCCCCGGCCTGCCGCTGCTCGTCGTCGGCGTGCTCGGACTCGTCGGCAACCTGGTCTCGCTGGCCGTGCTCGCCGGCGGCGATCGCGGCAACATGAACCTGCGTGGCGCGATGCTGCACGTGCTCGGCGACGCGCTGGGGTCGGTCGGGGTGCTCGCGGCCGCCGTCGTGCTCATGACGACGGGCTGGCCCTACGCCGACACCGTCGCCTCGATGGTCATCGTCGCGCTGGTCCTGCCGCGGGCGGTCGGGCTGCTCCGCGAGGCCTCGCACGTGCTGCTCGAGGGCGCGCCGAAGGGCGTCGACGCCGGCGCGGTCAAGGACGCGCTGCTCGGCGTGCCGGGGGTGACCGACGTGCACGACCTGCACCTGTGGGCGATCAACGACCGCACCCCGGCGATGTCGGCGCACCTGGTGGTGGACGAGGAGGTCTCGGCGCACTGCGGCGACGGCTCGGTGCTCGACCGGGCCGCGCACGTGCTGCGCGAGCGGTTCGGGCTGGACCACTCCACCCTGCAGGTCGAGCACGACGCGCACACCGGCCACGAGAACCACTGCGGCTGA
- a CDS encoding ABC transporter ATP-binding protein: MRALSWRRLSGAASSVAVTAAVVAAVAEAVAATVAGRVAVGPSPALVAVLGALLLGAAALDTLGRLLFAGVVSRAEGRLRADLLDAALAQPLPRLEDQAVGELLDRVDDDSRQLATLFRRIGWETGRALLRSVLAWVVAGLVFWPAWLAFPLVAGLIVLVARPLTPVVARAKLAEEAAWSDHSAQLEEAIAGQDDVRTSLGQAHVVAGFAARAAEVLRRVQTVSVAATKVGLRTGFVAHALLGAVALGGVWLVAGDPGGIAALVSLWILVTAFVSQVDAIVDRMPDIQAGVGALTRVRSLLHAEREPVGGAPVPAGPAAVELRGLTAGYDGGFRLAGIDLVVPAGTTCALLGRTGSGKSTVAKVLSRAVEPPRGQVFVGGRDVRDTGLEDLRRAVGVVTQRTEILAATLAENVTLFDPAVSRSAVAQAVSALGLDGWVAALPDGLDTRLGSGGVTLSAGEQQLVAFARLLVRDVAVVVLDEATARMDPRTEERVNRASRALLSGRTGIVVAHRLSTVRRADAVAVLEDGRLVQHGDRTRLATEPGRYADLLAADHGDPEHGAPGPSHAGRTAGEHDAGGDGPTGSSGTAAGRAGGDGVAPVGSPHLPGAVVMPGGGTGARVATLAPGTAPDPDPIARRTRRRPAPAAAPAPAPALWRAVLRLAFAHKRWGLAGGLMFTLATLAGATGVVTGWLWGLVAASLQDGAAPWAPAIALTGVLLLFPLWIAVAFRTYPRWWSAVTLRLRLAVLRGQTMQHRSGRAPAGEVVARALDSDRLTLYVDRWVDVTNSVIVVVAAGLVAGDVRVAAVIGAFLLLCAAVAALGAPFAGRAGRRAADARARFGTALGSTLDAVRTVKLAAATGAVRAHLSAVDARRVRATVREYRIRTLLDGVPGLLVQAAVVLTWALYAAGTWDLATALLVSTTLNGAGFLGQVCAAAVTEAPIARRWLRTVAPFAGSADLTALPAGVDLVAGTAPAPAPAPREPLHRLSLEKLTAVHDDGTVGVEGVDLDVDAGSLVLVTGQVGAGKSSLLAGLAGLVGHEGVIRWNGRAVDDPQRFLRPGQVAYVGQVPRVLSGSFGDNIALGHRRPIGAAVDDARLGPDVAAAGGPDAVVGHRGIRLSGGQVQRLAMARALATDAELIVADDVSSALDVRTEIELWAALRRRGSTVVGASTKRAALARADRVVVLEHGRVADEGPWSELAPRWSHLAG, from the coding sequence GTGCGCGCGCTGTCGTGGCGGCGGTTGAGCGGGGCGGCGTCGTCCGTCGCGGTCACCGCGGCCGTGGTCGCCGCGGTCGCGGAGGCGGTCGCCGCGACCGTTGCCGGCCGGGTCGCGGTGGGGCCGTCGCCGGCGCTGGTCGCGGTGCTCGGGGCGCTGCTGCTCGGCGCGGCGGCGCTCGACACCCTCGGCCGGCTGCTGTTCGCCGGGGTCGTGAGCCGCGCCGAGGGGCGGCTGCGGGCCGACCTGCTGGACGCGGCACTGGCCCAGCCGCTCCCCCGCCTGGAGGACCAGGCGGTCGGTGAGCTGCTCGACCGGGTCGACGACGACTCCCGCCAGCTCGCCACGCTGTTCCGGCGGATCGGCTGGGAGACCGGCCGCGCGCTGCTGCGCTCGGTGCTCGCCTGGGTCGTCGCCGGGCTGGTGTTCTGGCCGGCCTGGCTCGCGTTCCCGCTGGTCGCCGGCCTGATCGTGCTGGTGGCACGGCCGCTGACACCGGTGGTCGCGCGGGCCAAGCTCGCCGAGGAGGCGGCATGGTCGGATCACTCCGCGCAGCTGGAGGAGGCGATCGCCGGGCAGGACGACGTGCGCACCTCGCTCGGGCAGGCGCACGTGGTCGCCGGGTTCGCCGCCCGCGCGGCGGAGGTGCTCCGGCGGGTGCAGACCGTCAGCGTCGCGGCGACGAAGGTCGGCCTGCGGACCGGGTTCGTCGCGCACGCCCTGCTGGGCGCGGTCGCGCTCGGCGGGGTGTGGCTGGTCGCAGGCGACCCGGGCGGGATCGCCGCGCTCGTGTCGCTGTGGATCCTGGTCACCGCGTTCGTGTCCCAGGTGGACGCGATCGTCGACCGGATGCCCGACATCCAGGCCGGCGTCGGCGCGCTCACCCGGGTCCGGTCGCTGCTGCACGCCGAGCGGGAGCCGGTGGGCGGCGCCCCGGTCCCCGCCGGGCCGGCCGCGGTGGAGCTGCGCGGCCTCACCGCCGGCTACGACGGCGGGTTCCGGCTGGCCGGGATCGACCTCGTCGTCCCGGCCGGGACGACGTGCGCGCTGCTGGGCCGGACCGGTTCCGGCAAGTCCACCGTGGCGAAGGTGCTGTCCCGGGCGGTCGAGCCGCCCCGCGGCCAGGTGTTCGTCGGCGGCCGGGACGTCCGCGACACCGGTCTCGAGGACCTGCGGCGCGCGGTCGGCGTCGTCACCCAGCGCACCGAGATCCTCGCCGCCACGCTCGCGGAGAACGTCACGCTGTTCGACCCGGCCGTGTCCCGCTCCGCGGTGGCGCAAGCGGTGTCCGCGCTCGGGCTGGACGGCTGGGTCGCGGCGCTGCCGGACGGGCTCGACACCCGGCTCGGCAGCGGCGGGGTGACGCTCTCGGCCGGGGAGCAGCAGCTGGTGGCGTTCGCGCGGCTGCTGGTGCGCGACGTCGCCGTCGTCGTGCTCGACGAGGCGACCGCCCGGATGGACCCGCGCACCGAGGAGCGGGTGAACCGGGCCTCCCGGGCACTGCTGTCCGGGCGGACCGGGATCGTCGTCGCGCACCGCCTGTCGACGGTCCGGCGGGCCGACGCCGTCGCGGTCCTGGAGGACGGGCGGCTGGTCCAGCACGGTGACCGGACCCGGCTGGCCACCGAGCCGGGCCGCTACGCCGACCTGCTGGCCGCCGACCACGGCGATCCGGAACACGGCGCCCCGGGGCCGAGTCACGCCGGGCGCACGGCCGGCGAGCACGACGCCGGCGGCGACGGCCCGACCGGCAGCAGCGGCACGGCGGCCGGCCGCGCGGGCGGCGACGGGGTCGCCCCGGTCGGCTCCCCGCACCTTCCCGGCGCGGTCGTGATGCCCGGCGGCGGCACCGGGGCCCGGGTGGCGACGCTCGCACCGGGCACGGCGCCCGACCCGGACCCGATCGCCCGCCGTACCCGGCGGCGGCCGGCGCCCGCCGCGGCACCGGCGCCCGCGCCCGCGCTGTGGCGGGCGGTCCTGCGCCTGGCGTTCGCGCACAAGCGCTGGGGCCTGGCGGGCGGGCTCATGTTCACCCTCGCCACCCTCGCCGGGGCGACCGGTGTGGTCACCGGCTGGCTGTGGGGGCTGGTCGCGGCCTCGTTGCAGGACGGGGCCGCGCCGTGGGCCCCGGCGATCGCCCTCACCGGGGTGCTGCTGCTGTTCCCGCTGTGGATCGCGGTCGCGTTCCGCACCTACCCTCGCTGGTGGTCGGCGGTCACCCTCCGGCTGCGGCTGGCCGTGCTGCGCGGCCAGACCATGCAGCACCGGTCCGGGCGGGCGCCGGCAGGCGAGGTCGTGGCCCGCGCGCTCGACTCGGACCGGCTCACGCTCTACGTCGACCGCTGGGTGGACGTCACGAACTCGGTGATCGTCGTCGTGGCGGCCGGCCTCGTCGCGGGTGACGTGCGGGTCGCCGCGGTCATCGGGGCGTTCCTGCTGCTCTGCGCGGCGGTCGCGGCGCTCGGCGCGCCGTTCGCGGGGCGGGCGGGCCGGCGCGCGGCCGACGCCCGCGCCCGGTTCGGCACCGCGCTCGGGTCCACCCTCGACGCGGTGCGGACGGTGAAGCTGGCCGCGGCGACCGGGGCCGTGCGGGCGCACCTCTCCGCGGTCGACGCCCGCCGGGTCCGGGCCACGGTGCGCGAGTACCGGATCCGGACGCTGCTGGACGGCGTGCCGGGCCTGCTCGTGCAGGCCGCGGTGGTGCTGACCTGGGCGCTCTACGCGGCCGGGACGTGGGACCTGGCGACCGCGCTGCTGGTGTCGACCACCCTGAACGGGGCCGGGTTCCTCGGTCAGGTGTGCGCGGCCGCGGTCACCGAGGCGCCGATCGCGCGCCGCTGGCTGCGGACGGTCGCCCCGTTCGCCGGGTCCGCGGACCTCACCGCCCTCCCGGCCGGCGTCGACCTGGTGGCCGGTACCGCGCCGGCCCCGGCACCGGCGCCGCGGGAACCCCTGCACCGGCTGAGCCTGGAGAAGCTGACGGCCGTGCACGACGACGGCACCGTCGGCGTCGAGGGGGTCGACCTCGACGTCGACGCCGGCTCGCTGGTGCTGGTCACCGGCCAGGTCGGCGCCGGCAAGTCCAGCCTGCTCGCCGGGCTGGCCGGGCTCGTCGGGCACGAGGGCGTCATCCGGTGGAACGGGCGTGCCGTGGACGACCCGCAGCGGTTCCTGCGCCCCGGCCAGGTCGCGTACGTCGGGCAGGTCCCGCGGGTGCTGTCCGGCTCGTTCGGCGACAACATCGCCCTCGGGCACCGGCGCCCGATCGGCGCCGCCGTCGACGACGCCCGGCTCGGCCCGGACGTGGCGGCGGCCGGCGGGCCGGACGCCGTCGTCGGCCACCGGGGCATCCGGCTGTCCGGCGGGCAGGTGCAGCGCCTGGCGATGGCCCGTGCGCTCGCGACGGACGCGGAACTGATCGTCGCCGACGACGTGTCCTCGGCGCTGGACGTCCGCACCGAGATCGAGCTGTGGGCGGCGCTGCGCCGCCGGGGCAGCACGGTGGTCGGCGCGAGCACGAAGCGGGCCGCGCTGGCCCGGGCCGACCGGGTCGTCGTGCTCGAGCACGGCCGGGTCGCCGACGAGGGTCCGTGGTCGGAGCTGGCGCCGCGCTGGTCGCACCTGGCGGGCTGA
- a CDS encoding PEP/pyruvate-binding domain-containing protein, protein MDTAFVTGLDRVDPADLAAAGGKAANLAELIGAGFRVPDGFCLGTAAYARAATAAGLGTGPDAAVAGDALRAVTVAEEIAREVRAAYAALGPDVPVAVRSSATAEDLPTASFAGQQDTYLNVVGPGALLDAVRRCWASLWTGRAVAYRATAGVDPGGVRLAVVVQRMVDADVAGVLFTADPVTGHRGRTVIDAAPGLGEAVVSGAVNPDRIVVEPDGAVAEYRVGDKATAVRAVAGGGVERTAVPAGGDRCLSAARIAELVALGRQVEAHFGAPQDLEWAFDTSGTLWLLQARPITTLYPLPAPAAPGLRAYLCVSLAQGLTRPITPMGISAFRVIAARAAREAFRAPVADPLAGPAAFATAGGRVFADITPVLHSPGGSRLAPALLDVMEARSAVVLRALSARPELAPRGRSPVPFVLGVLRTLAHFRAPLVLLRALASPEAGLRHAERVGRRVRVLRPLGPGAPARDRLDHAVRLLDGVFPMIPTVVPVAGAGFAGLGAARLLAGPALDSGAVHDVLRSLPHNCTTEMDLQLWAVAVRVRADAASAAALAGHPPAELSARYRRGELPAVLARELDAFLAEHGHRAVAEIDLGLPRWSDDPSHLLGALANYLRDDGGDPPDVRFARGARAAEAAVARVVDRVRERSAWRARLTALALDRTRRLAGMREEHKDLLVRLLAAARAELAAVGAELADRGLLDDPTDVFFLELDEAGAALDGVDHRDRVRARRDEYTRELARRHVPRVLLSDGTEPEAEPGTGPAGADGALTGSPASAGTVTAPARVVLAPDGAHVEPGEILVCPSTDPGWTPLFLTAGGLVMEMGGSNSHGAVVAREYGIPAVVGVAGATERIASGDLLTVDGGAGLVRRG, encoded by the coding sequence ATGGACACGGCATTCGTCACCGGACTGGACCGGGTGGACCCGGCCGACCTCGCCGCGGCCGGTGGTAAGGCCGCCAACCTCGCCGAGCTGATCGGGGCCGGGTTCCGGGTGCCGGACGGCTTCTGCCTCGGCACCGCCGCCTACGCCCGGGCCGCGACGGCGGCCGGCCTCGGCACCGGCCCGGACGCCGCGGTCGCCGGGGACGCGCTGCGTGCGGTCACCGTGGCCGAGGAGATCGCCCGGGAGGTCCGCGCCGCCTACGCCGCGCTCGGCCCGGACGTGCCGGTCGCGGTCCGGTCCTCGGCGACCGCGGAGGACCTGCCCACCGCGAGCTTCGCCGGGCAGCAGGACACCTACCTCAACGTCGTCGGGCCGGGCGCGCTGCTCGACGCGGTGCGCCGCTGCTGGGCGTCGCTGTGGACCGGGCGCGCCGTCGCCTACCGCGCCACCGCGGGCGTCGACCCCGGCGGCGTGCGGCTCGCCGTGGTCGTCCAGCGCATGGTGGACGCCGACGTCGCCGGCGTGCTGTTCACCGCGGACCCGGTGACCGGCCACCGGGGCCGCACCGTGATCGACGCCGCGCCCGGGCTGGGGGAGGCGGTCGTGTCCGGGGCGGTGAACCCGGACCGGATCGTCGTCGAACCGGACGGGGCGGTCGCCGAGTACCGGGTCGGCGACAAGGCGACGGCCGTGCGGGCCGTGGCCGGCGGCGGCGTCGAGCGGACGGCGGTGCCGGCCGGCGGCGACCGCTGCCTGTCCGCGGCCCGGATCGCCGAGCTCGTCGCCCTCGGCCGGCAGGTGGAGGCGCATTTCGGCGCCCCGCAGGACCTGGAGTGGGCGTTCGACACCTCGGGGACGTTGTGGCTGCTGCAGGCCCGGCCGATCACCACGCTGTACCCGCTGCCCGCCCCGGCCGCACCGGGCCTGCGGGCCTACCTGTGCGTGAGCCTGGCCCAGGGACTGACCCGGCCGATCACCCCGATGGGGATCTCCGCGTTCCGGGTGATCGCCGCGCGGGCCGCGCGGGAGGCGTTCCGGGCCCCGGTGGCCGACCCGCTGGCCGGGCCCGCCGCGTTCGCCACCGCCGGTGGCCGGGTGTTCGCCGACATCACGCCGGTGCTGCACAGCCCCGGCGGGAGCCGGCTCGCCCCGGCGCTGCTGGACGTGATGGAGGCCCGCTCGGCGGTCGTGCTGCGCGCGCTGTCGGCCCGCCCGGAACTGGCGCCGCGGGGCCGGTCCCCGGTGCCGTTCGTGCTGGGGGTGCTGCGCACGCTCGCGCACTTCCGGGCCCCGCTCGTGCTGCTCCGGGCGCTGGCGAGCCCGGAAGCCGGGCTGCGGCACGCGGAGCGGGTCGGGCGCCGGGTGCGGGTGCTGCGCCCGCTCGGGCCGGGCGCGCCCGCCCGGGACCGGCTCGACCACGCCGTCCGGCTGCTGGACGGGGTGTTCCCGATGATCCCGACGGTCGTCCCGGTGGCCGGGGCGGGCTTCGCCGGGCTCGGCGCGGCCCGGCTGCTGGCCGGTCCCGCACTCGACAGCGGCGCCGTCCACGACGTGCTGCGGTCGCTGCCGCACAACTGCACCACGGAGATGGACCTGCAGCTCTGGGCGGTGGCCGTGCGGGTGCGGGCCGACGCGGCCTCGGCCGCCGCGCTCGCCGGGCACCCGCCGGCGGAGCTGTCCGCGCGGTACCGGCGTGGTGAGCTGCCCGCGGTGCTCGCCCGCGAGCTCGACGCGTTCCTCGCCGAGCACGGGCACCGGGCCGTCGCCGAGATCGATCTCGGACTGCCGCGCTGGTCCGACGACCCGTCGCACCTGCTCGGCGCGCTGGCCAACTACCTGCGCGACGACGGGGGCGACCCGCCGGACGTCCGGTTCGCCCGCGGCGCCCGGGCCGCCGAGGCCGCCGTCGCCCGGGTCGTCGACCGGGTCCGGGAACGGTCGGCGTGGCGGGCCCGGCTCACCGCGCTCGCGCTGGACCGCACCCGCCGGCTGGCCGGGATGCGCGAGGAGCACAAGGACCTGCTCGTGCGGCTGCTCGCGGCCGCACGGGCCGAGCTGGCCGCGGTCGGCGCCGAGCTCGCGGACCGCGGGCTGCTCGACGACCCCACCGACGTGTTCTTCCTCGAGCTCGACGAGGCCGGGGCGGCGCTCGACGGCGTGGACCACCGGGACCGGGTCCGCGCCCGGCGTGACGAGTACACCCGCGAGCTGGCGCGCCGGCACGTCCCCCGGGTGCTGCTCTCGGACGGCACCGAACCGGAGGCCGAACCGGGCACCGGGCCCGCGGGCGCGGACGGTGCGCTCACCGGCTCGCCCGCCTCGGCGGGCACGGTGACCGCGCCCGCCCGGGTGGTGCTGGCCCCGGACGGGGCGCACGTCGAGCCCGGCGAGATCCTCGTCTGCCCGTCCACCGACCCCGGCTGGACACCGCTGTTCCTCACCGCGGGCGGGCTGGTGATGGAGATGGGCGGCTCGAACTCGCACGGCGCCGTGGTGGCCCGGGAGTACGGCATCCCCGCGGTGGTCGGGGTGGCCGGGGCCACGGAGCGGATCGCCAGCGGGGACCTGCTGACCGTCGACGGCGGCGCCGGCCTGGTGCGCCGCGGCTGA
- a CDS encoding N-acetylglucosamine-6-phosphate deacetylase, which translates to MTGAGGTLLAADTVVLPGSCGPGWVEVTGERITATGTGRPARAADVELGAAVVVPGFVDQHVHGGGGAAYTTGDPAEARRAVEFHRAHGTTTTLASLVTAGPADLRRAVDALAELVADGDLAGVHLEGPWLAAGRCGAHDPALLRDPDPAELDPLLRTGVVRMVTLAPERHGGLDAIRRVTAAGALAAVGHTDAGYAAVVEAIEAGARVGTHLFNAMAPLHHREPGPAAALLGDPRVTVELVTDGLHVHPALWDLVLATAGPGRVAAVTDAMVAAGMPDGCYRLGGLDVRVAGGVARLAGRGSIAGSTATGDALFRRIVANAPDRATGLERAVALTSSTPASTLGLDDVGALEPGRRADLVVLTGELQVRAVYRRGRPVCGALQEPRCATTG; encoded by the coding sequence GTGACCGGAGCCGGCGGCACGCTGCTCGCGGCGGACACCGTCGTGCTGCCCGGCTCCTGCGGGCCGGGCTGGGTCGAGGTGACCGGCGAGCGGATCACGGCGACCGGGACCGGGCGCCCGGCCCGCGCCGCGGACGTCGAGCTGGGCGCCGCGGTCGTCGTCCCCGGGTTCGTCGACCAGCACGTGCACGGGGGCGGCGGCGCCGCCTACACCACCGGGGACCCGGCCGAGGCGCGGCGCGCGGTCGAGTTCCACCGGGCCCACGGCACCACCACGACGCTCGCGTCGCTGGTCACGGCAGGGCCTGCGGACCTGCGCCGCGCCGTGGACGCGCTCGCCGAGCTGGTCGCCGACGGCGACCTGGCCGGCGTGCACCTGGAGGGGCCGTGGCTGGCGGCGGGCCGCTGCGGCGCGCACGACCCCGCGCTGCTGCGCGACCCGGACCCCGCCGAGCTGGACCCGCTGCTGCGCACCGGCGTGGTCCGGATGGTCACGCTGGCCCCGGAACGGCACGGCGGGCTCGACGCGATCCGGCGGGTCACCGCGGCCGGGGCGCTGGCCGCCGTCGGGCACACCGACGCCGGCTACGCCGCGGTCGTCGAGGCGATCGAGGCCGGGGCACGGGTCGGGACCCACCTGTTCAACGCGATGGCGCCGCTGCACCACCGCGAACCCGGCCCGGCGGCCGCGCTGCTCGGCGACCCGCGGGTCACCGTCGAGCTGGTCACCGACGGCCTGCACGTGCACCCCGCCCTGTGGGACCTGGTGCTCGCGACGGCCGGACCGGGGCGGGTCGCGGCGGTCACCGACGCCATGGTCGCCGCCGGGATGCCGGACGGGTGCTACCGGCTCGGCGGGCTCGACGTCCGGGTGGCCGGCGGGGTGGCCCGGCTCGCCGGCCGGGGCTCGATCGCGGGCAGCACCGCGACCGGGGACGCGCTGTTCCGGCGGATCGTGGCGAACGCGCCGGACCGGGCGACGGGCCTGGAGCGCGCGGTCGCGCTGACGTCCTCGACGCCGGCGTCCACCCTGGGGCTCGACGACGTCGGGGCCCTCGAACCGGGGCGCCGCGCCGACCTGGTGGTCCTGACCGGGGAGCTGCAGGTCCGGGCGGTGTACCGGCGGGGACGACCGGTCTGCGGGGCCCTCCAGGAGCCGCGCTGCGCGACGACGGGGTGA
- a CDS encoding SIS domain-containing protein has protein sequence MAAETAEQPAVWRRLLAEAGPDGSSGLDAAAALIRRRAPRFALLAARGTSDHAALYAKYLMEITLGMPVGLVSPSTYTAYGARPDLTGVLMVAISQSGGSPDLLRTLEVARAGGALTVAVTNNASSALAGAAHAHVDVLAGPERAVAATKSYTAQLLALYLLLDRVRGGTGEVGGLPDRAEEVLARDAEVAGIAVRYRFADRMITSGRGYSYPTAREAALKLMETAYVSAQAFSGADLLHGPLAMVEPRVPVLAVMSAGAGGDAFSPVLDALAERDADVLTVGRPGTTLPLPQVDEPLAPLLEILPFQLLARHVAVDRGGDPDAPRGLRKVTETM, from the coding sequence ATGGCGGCCGAGACGGCCGAGCAGCCCGCCGTGTGGCGGCGGCTGCTCGCAGAGGCCGGGCCGGACGGCAGCTCGGGCCTGGACGCGGCGGCGGCACTGATCCGCCGCCGCGCACCGCGGTTCGCGCTGCTCGCCGCCCGGGGCACCAGCGACCACGCCGCGCTGTACGCGAAGTACCTCATGGAGATCACCCTCGGGATGCCGGTCGGGCTGGTCTCCCCGTCGACGTACACCGCCTACGGCGCCCGGCCGGACCTGACCGGCGTGCTGATGGTCGCGATCAGCCAGTCGGGTGGGTCCCCGGACCTGCTGCGCACGCTGGAGGTGGCCCGTGCCGGCGGCGCGCTCACCGTCGCCGTCACCAACAACGCGTCGTCGGCGCTGGCCGGGGCGGCGCACGCGCACGTCGACGTGCTCGCCGGGCCGGAACGCGCGGTGGCGGCGACCAAGTCCTACACCGCCCAGCTGCTGGCGCTGTACCTGCTGCTCGACCGGGTGCGGGGCGGGACCGGCGAGGTCGGCGGGCTGCCCGACCGTGCCGAGGAGGTGCTGGCGCGGGACGCCGAGGTCGCCGGGATCGCCGTCCGGTACCGGTTCGCCGACCGTATGATCACCTCCGGCCGCGGGTACTCCTACCCCACTGCCCGGGAGGCGGCGTTGAAGCTGATGGAGACGGCGTACGTCTCGGCGCAGGCGTTCTCCGGCGCCGACCTGCTGCACGGGCCGCTGGCCATGGTCGAACCCCGGGTACCGGTGCTGGCCGTGATGTCCGCCGGGGCCGGGGGCGACGCGTTCTCCCCCGTGCTCGACGCGCTGGCCGAGCGGGACGCGGACGTGCTGACCGTCGGCCGTCCCGGTACCACGCTGCCGCTGCCGCAGGTGGACGAGCCGCTCGCGCCGCTGCTGGAGATCCTGCCGTTCCAGCTGCTCGCGCGGCACGTCGCCGTGGACCGCGGCGGTGACCCGGACGCGCCGCGGGGGCTCCGCAAGGTCACGGAGACGATGTGA
- a CDS encoding BadF/BadG/BcrA/BcrD ATPase family protein: protein MSDLLGLDIGGSKTRAVRCAGGARRECETGSANLASVGDAEAGRQLDAVLAGLGDLTGVSAVCAGAAGADSPATVARLTALLAQRVPNARVLVVHDTQLLLAAEGLDEGVALISGTGSVAWGRRRDGAQFRAGGWGYLLGDEGSGWWVAREAVRHALARHDRGLPRDAVTGAVLASCGLDGSDELLDHVYGRPDRRYWAARSAAVAELAGTDPAADAILARAADALAGLARCVLDRLHLTGPVVLGGGFVVHRPAVQDLVRDRLPGVPLHVLRADPVLGALHLARALTDAPHTPAGAVPSLEETP, encoded by the coding sequence GTGAGCGACCTGCTGGGCCTCGACATCGGCGGCTCCAAGACCAGGGCGGTCCGCTGCGCCGGCGGGGCGCGCCGGGAGTGCGAGACCGGCAGCGCCAACCTGGCCTCGGTCGGTGACGCGGAGGCCGGCCGCCAGCTGGACGCGGTCCTGGCCGGGCTCGGCGACCTGACCGGGGTGTCCGCGGTGTGCGCCGGCGCGGCCGGTGCCGACTCGCCGGCCACCGTCGCCCGGCTGACCGCGCTGCTGGCGCAGCGGGTGCCGAACGCCCGGGTGCTGGTCGTGCACGACACCCAGCTCCTGCTCGCCGCCGAGGGGCTCGACGAGGGCGTCGCGCTGATCTCCGGCACCGGGTCGGTGGCCTGGGGGCGGCGCCGCGACGGCGCCCAGTTCCGGGCCGGCGGATGGGGCTACCTGCTCGGTGACGAGGGCAGCGGGTGGTGGGTGGCCCGCGAGGCGGTCCGGCACGCGCTGGCCCGGCACGACCGCGGGCTGCCCCGCGATGCCGTCACCGGCGCCGTCCTCGCGAGCTGCGGGCTCGACGGCAGCGACGAGCTGCTCGACCACGTCTACGGCCGCCCGGACCGCCGCTACTGGGCGGCGCGCTCCGCCGCCGTCGCCGAGCTGGCCGGCACCGACCCGGCCGCCGACGCGATCCTCGCCCGCGCCGCCGACGCGCTGGCCGGGCTCGCCCGCTGCGTGCTGGACCGGCTCCACCTGACCGGCCCGGTCGTGCTCGGCGGCGGGTTCGTCGTGCACCGACCCGCCGTGCAGGACCTCGTCCGCGACCGGCTGCCCGGCGTGCCGCTGCACGTGCTGCGCGCCGACCCGGTCCTCGGCGCGCTGCACCTGGCGCGCGCGCTCACCGACGCGCCGCACACCCCGGCCGGCGCCGTCCCGTCCCTGGAGGAGACCCCGTGA